Below is a window of Thunnus maccoyii chromosome 16, fThuMac1.1, whole genome shotgun sequence DNA.
CCCTTACTCCCGCTCCCACCCGTACAGCCATCACCTGACCAACGGGCCGGGACTGCTGGGGCACAACACGCTGGCTCGGCCCGGGGTCATCCGTTCCATTGGGGACGCCAGGGGCCGACGCAAAAGGGATGAGCAGGTGAGATACCTGGAGTGACAATGTGCGGGTAACAGAGCAGCAAAAAGAGCACAGGGCCTTCAAACGCTACCCTTTTCATCAAAGGGTagatttgatttctttttataaaGTTTTTGCTTCACACAGTCTTCACAATgctgtaaaagtgtttttgcattgACAGCAAGTCTTAAgtatcatcatttattttatcatgCCAACAAACTCTGCGcctttttattattcttattctgGTCAGAGCCAGCCAGTAGAATCCAGCTCTTGTGTATACTCTCGCTCTTGGCTTCATattgattgtgtgtgtctgtcaaacagcttattttacCTGCCGTGTTCCTTCTTACTTGCTCTTAGCTCACcccagaggaagaggagaaaagaagagtgAGGCGTGAGAGGAATAAGTTAGCCGCCGCCAAATGCCGCAACCGCAGGCGAGAGCTCACCGAGATGCTACAAGGGGTGAGTAGAAACCTGAAAACTTGATCAGAATCTTCTAATGGGTTCCGCTTCAATCATATAAAAAGACCACAAATCAGCGTAAGCGCTGGATTATCTAGTTCATTTTATGCAGCAGCCTCATCTACCATGCAACCAATATCCTTCCTGGGTTTTTTGGCAAAATTTGACATGGCTACAATTAATgcagaacattaaaaacaattgCAAACATGTGCAGCAACAGGAATACACGGtgtacaaggaaaaaaaaaagtcccactTGTTCATAAGTCTGGCAGGAATCCAGACTTTTCATGAGTGATTTGACTCCACACCTAAATTTACAACCTCGCATTACTGGTTTGACGCTCGCTGTGTCTCTGAGTGCAAGGTCTGAGTGAAAAGATGACAGGCGATGAAAAGCTTTTTGTCTCGGGCGACTGTAGACAGAGGTAGGGCTGTCTTGCGGCCCTGCCTGGCAGACAGTAACGGCATCTAAATGGACTAATTAGCCGAATTACAGTGAGGTTGAGCTTGTCAGACCTTAAAAACCCCCAGGAATGGAATTTGCTGTAGGCAGCTGTCTGCATGAATGCAGGACATTTTGTAAAAGGGGCAAATTGCTTGTCTCACAATCCCACATACAGACAtgctgtgcacacacagacacacacacaccacagccaCTGCTtccaggggaaaaaaaaaacgccccTTTCCTTCTTCACACGCCTGTTTTTTAAAagtccaaataaggaaatgtcaCTTTCCAGTGAAATGAAGGAGCTGCAATGTCTCCTCTTTGATTGACTGATATCATTCATTGCTGCTTTACTTGAAGTTTCTCACTGGGCACCTCCTCTCTTGGCTCCTTCTGAACAACTTCCTCATACCTTTGTCCATGAGTCAAAGTTCTCAGACAGCAAGTCAGCTTATCTTTATCTGCCCACTTGTCTAGCACTGGTGGAGGCttttatgaaatgtgtttgtctttaacGTGACACATTATTGACACATTGTTGATGTAGATCTCATCTCTCCAAGACACAAACAATACATAGACCTTACGTGACACTTGAATTCAAGCAGAAGGCTTcaagattatgtttttttacatcTAAACGGCCCACAACACGTCTTGATTTACTGTGCTGATTGTAGAATTGGTGCTACTTTCTATGTTTAGGAATCTGTAGCAAACAAACAGTGCCATCTTTTGGCGATTTAAAGGAAAACCTGGACCATCTGACTACCTTAGTGTTAAAGAAACATAATTTTCTTTAGCTATGATCTCAATGTCTGTGCATCATTGAATATCCATAAAAATTATGTTGAAGCATCTGTTTTTATCGACTTCAAAATAACCCGCCGAGGGGTGATCTAGGGGTTAAGGtgaaaatgtagaaatgcagCATCTCTGGTTTACACCTGGTTgtagacctttgttgcatgccGTCCCAatctctcctcttgttttctgttatctCTTTAATGTAGCTGTCAGAAAATGctcaaaaacaatgaaaaaaactaCTCACACTCAAGTGCTCACTTTTATATCCTGGTCCTCTCTGAACAGGAGACTGagaagctggaggaggagaaagcagACCTGCAGAAGGAGATCGAGAGCCTGCAGAAGGAGAAAGACAAGCTGGAGTTCATGCTGGTTGCTCATAATCCCGTGTGCAAGCTGCCCATTGAGGATCGCCATCAGTCATCAGGGCAccaacagcatcagcagcagtgCGCCCCACTCTCCCTGACCATGCGCCCTAACATGGGCAACCGGAGCCACATGAACCAAGTGGTGGTGAAGCAAGAGCCAGAGGACAGCGAGGAGAACGCGGGTAAGCCCCAACGCTCCGTCATCAAGCCCATCTGCCTGGGTGGCAACATTGTCAGCAGCGGGATGTACTGCACAGATGGAGATAGCCTGAACACGCCGGTGGTGGCGGCGTCCACCCCAGCCGCTACGCCCAACGCCCCGAGCCTCATATTCACCTACCCAAACATGCTGGAGCCCGACAGCCCCTCGCCCTCTTCCGAGTCCTGCTCCAAGGCCCACcggcgcagcagcagcagcggagaCCAGTCCTCAGACTCCCTCAACTCACCCACCCTGCTGGCCCTCTGAGCGAGGGCTGGGCACGGCATGGAGAAACAAACACTGTGGCCGAAGGCAAGCATGAGGATCAACTGTGCGTCCCCCTCCAGTGTCTTTAAAGACCCAAGAGCACATTCAAAAGTCCAGACCAAGCTGACCATGTGAGCCGTCTTCCCTCCACAGGGAGACCCACAAGGGCTACGCtgtgtgtttcttcttgttctgcTTCAGTGTAAAattttttacttgtaaaagTGTGTGCACCAATCCTAAAAAGTGTCATCCCTTTGCCATTTCAACTCCAGAGTGTCAACTTGTTTACTGGACAGACAATTTTGAAGAAAGACATGCCTAAATGTGGCAGTTGTGAGTTGAGGTGACTACAACTTGAGAGCTTGTtcttaatatatatttttttgaaaaatgtttaaagccATGTGGCCGACACTTGCACTCCGCCAAGACGAATCAATAAATCACTAAACGAGGTCAGCATTTTACTGGAATTTCtgaggggagaaagagacaaTGAGCAAAgactttctctcatctttttccATTTAGATTTGTTCTTTCACATCTCATGAACTTGGACATTGATCAGGAATCGCTACTAAGAGTGTGTACACATTTCTGACGTTATTTCCATctctttaattgtatttatggCCTGTGCTGAAAAATTTTACAAAGTGTTTTGTTGAGACATTGTCCTCTCCTTGATCTGCCTGTAGAAAAGCAACATGGTCGTCCAAAGGGTGACCTGGCAATCCTCAGTGTTGCAAAGGATACGAGCCAACTTTAAATCAATGACTAGTTCCTCAATACTCTATACCGTCTATTTTGCCATAGTGGCTTGACTACAGTAGTATCGGTGTGCTTTTCCTCAGTGATTCTGTATCTGAACtttacaacatgtttatgaCAAAGTGTATGTGATTTACATTGATGTCAGGGATATCTCTCATGTATAGTCGAACCCCATCATGGAGAACATTGCAGGACTGCAGGCTGTTGTATGGTCTAGCCAAAGTGTTGCAGCGGTGGTACTATATGTGGAGGGATGAAACACTTCATCGGTCCATTGTGTCACATCAAGAAAGGTCTTTTTGCTCCGTCATTTCAAAGACAACCTAAATGTTTTGAAGAAAACCCTCCTCCACTGGATTCTGTCGTCCTCTTGCTTTGTTTCTCTAAATAAAGGTTTTACCTTTTTCAACACTGCCACTCAGGGCAGGTCAGGTTTCACAAAGCCAAAAAGGTTTGTATGACACATGTAATCCCACAATTCGTCAGTCTTTGTCTAAAGGAAGGGATTTTGCTCAAATATGAAAAAGCCACTGTGGTCTAGACTGTCGCCAGCTGCCAATGATGTCAACCCTGTTTATACTGTGTTTGTAAATCTGTCACTTttagtaaagaaaataatgtttaaattcaACTCAGATGTGCTGATTTATGGGCGTGTGAGCATACGCCAACATCGAGGTACTCAGAAGAAACTTTGTCACTAGTGGAAGCCTTATTGGCTTTAAACAAAGGCCAGATACAGTAACTAGTTTTTCACAATAAGGAAGGGATAAGAAGACTCTCTCTACAGCTGGCCTGAGATGAAAGAGGGGACACCTAGAGAAGACATAATGTCTCTGAAGTTCTACAAAGCACTtctttttcatgatttttacatgtgtgtatcTTAAAGGGATGAGGGTTTTCAATACCGTGCACTGAGGAGGACAGAACAGCGATATTTGggacttttttgtttacttcaAACATTCCTAATGAATATAATGTCAGGGGTCAAAAGGGGGGTTGTCATCTTTGTTCGAACCCTCTTTGTTATCTGAGGGATAAAAGTTGTGGCTGGAAGACTTTTGTTGCGCTGGATGCAGAAAACTGACTTTGCAATTCAATACAAGCTGCTGCTACTTGTTTGGAAAGAACATGTCGGCTATTTATCTTTTGACAGTGATGGGGTTCATGTGGATGCAGCAGGAACTCTGTGGTCCTgtgcaacaacaaaaagaggTGAAATGATAACCAAAAACATTACTGTGGGCGAGTCTGACGTGTCTCTATGTTGAAATTTTCTGGAGCCCCTCGACACACATAGGAAAGCCATTGACTGTAGATCTTCTACTGTCCATGTCATTTACTGTCTGTCGCCTGTTTTCAACTACTATTACTTATTTTCCAAATGCtttaactgtttaaaatgattcaaaattaataaaaacagcaatatgTATAGCAGTGTTtgttaatttaaatgaataataataattaaaaaatcattttcaacttggaattgtcttgttttgttcatgggaatgcacacacacaagcagtaCTCCTTGTGACATTACACATTTACCAAAAAGctataattcaatattttatcaACAGATGGTTTTGTCTAATAGAATGAAAATATCActaatgtatttattcatcatttggATCATTCAGAATAAGACTAATTGACACTATTTTGACTATCTTGGCTGGTGGAAAGACGAAAGGCTACAGCCCAGGTTAATAACAAGTAGCTGCGGAcaagagaaagggaaagagctGCTACTATGAAAcggttaaaataaaatttaaaacagtttaaCTTTCTAGCAAATGTTAAAGAATCCATTTGAGAGCTTAATGGGCCTATCCAAAACCTTTTAGAGCAATGACTCAATGACTCAAGAATAATATTATCAACAATGTGAATAATACTGATCGAAAGTCCCAGTAGCACACTCAGGTGATTCATATGGTCAGAATAGgcataacaaaaaagaaacactctctaaataatatatttaagtAGGAAAAAGAGTTTTATCCACAGCCAACATCTAATGTCAATACAAACCAGTTCTCAAATACACAATAAGAAGGCAGCCTGTAGGTGCTGGAAAACTGTAATACTGATATTTAACCACTAGAAGGCAGTAACATTTAATCTATGTTCAGTGTTTAAAATTACAGTTACTATTTTGGTATTTTGTCCAGttaaatgcaacattttcacTATACTTCTCTAAGTCTGTCATAATGATATAGatacatacttacatacatacaattattttctttctctgcaaCTGACAATCGTGATGAATTCCAATACATCAACATTATAATACCAGCCTACtattgtgaatgttttgtgtGGACAGAATAAACACCACTGTATGCCTATATTTAAATAGTTCTACTTTGCAACACGTGATCCAAGTGTAGTGAAGTGAAAGGTTGTGTGAATATGTTGTAATCATGAGTGTTTAGTGCCATCCAGTGGTCATAGGGAGGAACTACATTATTATATTCAGTCGTtagtcagtgtttttaaaggggGCAGTCTCACAATGCACATATTCAAGTTCACACCAAAGTGAGTTGTTaccagtaattatctgctttgaTTTATATGTTTATGAAGAAACTGTCTCCCACCTACAACTATAATTGAATGGCACTTGTTTAAACTATATTAGCCACCACtattgattatttaatgttaaCGAAAGCTCATAAACATGTAGCTACTGTTTTTACACACTATTTACAGCTCTTgactctttgtaaaaaaaatctctttgtgTTACTCAGTGGGTTATAGGTAAAACTACTGAAGCTACAGTTATTTTAAATAGCattgaaaaactgtgtgtagAGTTAAATACGCATAAAACTTTgacttttatattattaaacctgcagtgtggaacttttacatataaattaatatCCGTTGCATTCAAGtccttgccaaatgagttcacacaatgctgattaagcctaaaaatctctttgtatttcacagtatacagagtttttaatctggtgtcagaTTTGACATTCCCACACTGACTGGATTAAAGCATACTGCACATGCCTGAGCCAGCTAACTTCaggttagccctctgctaacttgtagggggataaaataatttaatcatgcagctcttctagactttccaaatgttatcggaccaaatggatgaaattctgatagtgaaatgaatcatttttgcgggggttgtgtgacattcaaaacaatttatccactgttttacagccacaacagtagcgATGTAGTAGGCTATAGCGGAGCCTATGATGCAAGCacgtcaacagtgtttttgtaattactctcactgccaggaAGGGGAGACAAAaatcctgcactccagctttaaggcCAATTAAAAAGCATTTACTGCAACATGATTAGCTTAGAAACTGGAAAAGTTACATGCTAGTGTCAACTTGATAATCCAAAAAGAAATGTTCAAAATAACGGCCTGTATTAGACACACTATCTTACTAACGTCACTTTGGGATTTGACTATAATAGGAGACATCACTACTGATAGCTGCTACAGGAACACCGAAACCATGTAACAAAATCACATAATCTTCCTCTGTTGGTTGTCATTTTGCAGTTAAGCGCTTTACATCCAATGTTTTGTATCCTCTTGACAGTATGCTTTTC
It encodes the following:
- the fosl2 gene encoding fos-related antigen 2 isoform X2 — translated: MPGSNSAFIPTINAITTSQDLQWMVQPTVITSMSNPYSRSHPYSHHLTNGPGLLGHNTLARPGVIRSIGDARGRRKRDEQLTPEEEEKRRVRRERNKLAAAKCRNRRRELTEMLQGETEKLEEEKADLQKEIESLQKEKDKLEFMLVAHNPVCKLPIEDRHQSSGHQQHQQQCAPLSLTMRPNMGNRSHMNQVVVKQEPEDSEENAGKPQRSVIKPICLGGNIVSSGMYCTDGDSLNTPVVAASTPAATPNAPSLIFTYPNMLEPDSPSPSSESCSKAHRRSSSSGDQSSDSLNSPTLLAL
- the fosl2 gene encoding fos-related antigen 2 isoform X1, which translates into the protein MYQDYSGNYDTSSRGSSTSPAQPESFTSGSSTIGSPISTSAYQKYRVDMPGSNSAFIPTINAITTSQDLQWMVQPTVITSMSNPYSRSHPYSHHLTNGPGLLGHNTLARPGVIRSIGDARGRRKRDEQLTPEEEEKRRVRRERNKLAAAKCRNRRRELTEMLQGETEKLEEEKADLQKEIESLQKEKDKLEFMLVAHNPVCKLPIEDRHQSSGHQQHQQQCAPLSLTMRPNMGNRSHMNQVVVKQEPEDSEENAGKPQRSVIKPICLGGNIVSSGMYCTDGDSLNTPVVAASTPAATPNAPSLIFTYPNMLEPDSPSPSSESCSKAHRRSSSSGDQSSDSLNSPTLLAL